The Candida dubliniensis CD36 chromosome 5, complete sequence genome has a window encoding:
- a CDS encoding cell cycle arrest protein, putative (Similar to S. cerevisiae BUB3;~In S. cerevisiae: localizes to kinetochores during prophase and metaphase, delays anaphase in the presence of unattached kinetochores), giving the protein MTTSFVELQAPKNLDIISDVCFMDNTDQHRLLVSNWNSEILLFSCDSLLHEHQPPHLQPINTFTTPDIPLCLLYDNKQNISPLVGLLDGSIRELDFENGKLGDNIGDAVDDNDEIDSGINNLKNVTINGQNSNTIVASSFNGKFQLIDTRQSQRQQQKLSPQIFHNQRKIFTMDTSDQYLILGLQNNIIEIYDFKNLHHPLETRQVGLKYQIKDLKTFPDNQGFALSTIDGRVSMEYFNSDPQFQLQNRFTFKCHRHPDPNPESTGDLVYPVNSLEFNHKYGTLFTAGSDGYVCLWDCKKRKRMRQYPRFLSAENEPESIVKLKINRQDNLMVVATSDDNYKRRRRLSESENSKTPSRVYVKQLAENECKPKS; this is encoded by the coding sequence ATGACTACTtcatttgttgaattgCAAGCTCCTAAAAATCTAGATATAATATCCGATGTATGTTTTATGGACAATACTGATCAACATCGGTTATTGGTAAGCAATTGGAACAGTGAGATCTTGCTATTTTCATGTGATTCTTTATTACACGAACATCAACCCCCACATTTACAACCAATTAATACATTTACTACTCCGGACATCCCATTATGTTTATTGTACgacaataaacaaaacattTCACCTCTTGTTGGATTATTAGATGGATCAATACGGGAATtggattttgaaaatggcAAATTAGGTGATAATATCGGTGACGCCGTTGATGACAATGATGAAATCGATAGTggtattaataatttaaaaaatgtCACTATTAATGGGCAAAATAGTAATACCATTGTTGCCTCATCATTCAATGGTAAGTTTCAACTTATTGATACACGCCAGTCTCaaagacaacaacaaaaattaagTCCACAGATTTTCCATAATCAACGGAAGATTTTCACTATGGACACCAGTGatcaatatttgatattgggtctacaaaataatatcattgaGATTTATGATTTCAAGAATTTACATCATCCATTAGAAACAAGACAAGTTGgattaaaatatcaaattaaagatttgaaaacttttcCTGATAATCAAGGATTTGCCTTATCCACCATCGATGGTCGTGTATCGATGGAATATTTCAACCTGGACCCACAATTCCAATTACAAAATCGATTCACATTCAAATGTCATCGTCATCCTGATCCTAATCCTGAATCGACTGGTGATTTAGTGTATCCGGTAAACTCCTTGGAGTTTAATCATAAATATGGAACTTTATTTACGGCGGGGTCCGATGGATATGTGTGTTTATGGGATTGTAAAAAGAGGAAACGTATGAGACAATACCCAAGATTTTTATCAGCAGAGAATGAACCGGAAAGTATcgttaaattgaaaatcaatcGTCAAGATAATTTAATGGTGGTGGCTACTAgtgatgataattataaacGAAGACGTAGATTAAGTGAAAGTGAAAATTCGAAAACTCCAAGTCGTGTATATGTTAAACAGTTGGCAGAGAATGAATGTAAACCAAAGTCATAA
- a CDS encoding SET domain-containing protein, putative (Similar to S. cerevisiae SET7; RMS1), whose amino-acid sequence MDEFNKKSKLFQDWLIKNNVEISPKIAIHDYRDTNQGRGIIALQNINPDEMIFKLPRSIVLNIDNNSLIKQYPSALKKLRLLDQWIGLIIVLSFEMKFKFNPSDNDDNNNSFWYEYLNILPNDFNQLIYWNDEELNHLQPSCILDRIGKENNLNMYNQIISIINQDLSIIEEFKSSPLTFEEYNKVATIIMSYSFDVEVPKSKPNKEMTENGTNEEDDEDDYEEEEDHEYYKSMVPFADTLNADTHLNNAILIYSTDQLIMTCIKVIAKGEQVYNTYSDHPNSELLRRYGYVELNGSKYDFGEIPLSIIKTVFIDQFNNSSTNQNSTNSNSFMTNQKFDELLEFINKLQIKKSIEQDGLDEDETEELILDSYDCFNSGDVIIELIFLIQILSTILVIYQDEQQQQNQEKDTSKTKGFEIDQLLINRIFNKIYQLIESKKITTKCFEIYQYIINARMNQYPDVAKKPFNDNAGTNSEDKTINSIRIDMAEVVLKSEYQSLEKCTSLIKDFKIINDSKLNKNILKKRNNDTNSVDVANNKKSKH is encoded by the coding sequence ATGGATGAATTCAATAAGAAATCGAAATTGTTCCAAGATTGGTTGATTAAAAACAACGTTGAAATTTCCCCTAAAATAGCAATTCATGATTATCGTGACACCAATCAGGGCCGAGGAATAATTGCCTTGCAAAATATTAATCCAGATGAAATGATATTTAAATTACCTCGTTCCATTGTATTGAATATTGacaataattcattaattaagCAATATCCACTGGctttgaagaaattgagaTTATTAGATCAATGGATTGGATTAATCATTGTATTAAGttttgaaatgaaatttaaatttaaccccagtgataatgatgataataacaacagtTTTTGGTAtgaatatttgaatattttacCTAATgatttcaatcaattaatttattggaatgatgaagaattaaatcatttacaACCATCATGTATATTAGATCGGATTGGTAAAGagaataatttaaatatgtATAACCAAATTATATCGATTATAAATCAAGACTTGTCTATTATTGAGGAATTTAAATCAAGTCCTTTGACATTTGAAGAGTATAATAAAGTTGCCACTATAATTATGTCATATTCATTTGATGTTGAAGTGCCCAAATCTAAACCAAACAAAGAGATGACCGAAAATGGAACAAACGAGGAAGATGACGAAGATGATtatgaagaagaggaagatcATGAATATTACAAATCAATGGTTCCATTTGCTGATACATTAAACGCAGACACTCACTTGAATAATGCAATCTTGATTTATTCTACTGATCAATTAATCATGACATGTATAAAAGTTATTGCAAAAGGTGAACAAGTGTATAATACTTATTCCGACCATCCAAATCTGGAACTTTTAAGACGATATGGATATGTTGAATTGAATGGATCGAAATATGATTTTGGTGAAATaccattatcaataataaaaacagTTTTCattgatcaattcaataattcatcTACCAATCAAAATAGCACCAACAGCAATTCATTCATGACAAATCAAAAGTTTGATGAATTGTTAGAatttataaacaaattacaaatcaaaaaatctATTGAACAGGATGGATTAGACGAAGACGAAACTGAGGAATTGATTTTAGATTCCTATGATTGTTTCAATTCCGGAGATGTTATAATTGAactaatatttttaatacaGATATTGTCCACAATACTAgtaatttatcaagatgagcaacaacaacagaatcaagaaaaagacaCTAGCAAAACAAAgggatttgaaattgatcaacTTTTGATCAACAGGATCTTTAATAAAATCTATCAGTTGATTGAACTGAAGAAAATCACCACAAaatgttttgaaatttatcaatatataataaatgcGAGAATGAATCAATATCCAGACGTGGCCAAAAAACCATTCAATGATAATGCTGGTACTAATAGTGAGGATAAAACTATTAATTCCATAAGAATTGACATGGCTGAAGTAGTTTTGAAATCAGAATATCAATCATTGGAAAAATGCacttcattaattaaagatttcaaaataattaatgattctaaattgaataagaatattttgaaaaaaagaaataatgataCAAATAGTGTTGACGTtgctaataataaaaaatcaaagcATTAG
- a CDS encoding transient receptor potential (TRP) ion channel, putative (this class of proteins are essential for cellular viability and are involved in cell growth and cell wall synthesis; homologous to polycystic kidney disease related ion channel genes;~no apparent orthologue in S. cerevisiae), producing the protein MHTSGSGISLLLLLLLLLTCFIQPTYSTFVGNQHCNLNITNYKLRPFVIDVALDNKDKKLKFFMNSQVANFAQNSTNDDPSIIINDVNTTTNKYTTLHVEIGFMDKVIVKENVRFCDMIAVKNTTAFQSSPRFIHDTSSSNSSHNFTTISNKNKNYHSFETLSSKLTTANNLDDGLISKSPLSFPGHIFNNSLAATNTTIDRIFSNSTGQLVQCPLYYNDSIVLYYEVDVNDHFHKLGSYSVQFNVISNEEDSKIIGCSKAYVTPVQPRVISNVVAYGVLVLLIVTLVLNVVTIAYSTYQESSNPFLFKASAICNQELLKQIDTSLPGIITYLQYALFMGGLDLAYPGFFQPIIGQIKWCALVGFSLVFKNANHSHNHVDNVYATLESGGLPNLTRYISSDLIINNWANFIVTLIVVIAIHVVSNQLFIMSKLLLDKIELGNFRSKKFFMKGGDFNGFSIFSKKNLYLIIGQVLHLFLLVFAMPFLVLSSFQFLAASDILGKRRYGTNYEQLRKDAYSMIVPYNELSIPSSIFAFATKMGDGSQYSSTKYPPIFDSGHLSDEAERFRRSYESPQSSQDRMSLFANGNATLFHSTYHNANYTQKVDASFMRISEPCLVFSGILFALWVILCLYFAFHYLISIKRYFRVKQSSNISRLYTSLRTILIWGYLYVEYRPERVEYVLYEFFTMFFKSMVIGLLQRHGIAQVVCLTLISILDLIILFIIHPHYVKISWWSSKFMFPIARFLTAILCIAFIRDLEINVTSKIYVAYTQLLIHAIVGILFCIQLIYWFTRTMISIFRNLKNDHMNNGDVNQSLAVYDSLDDFQRQFEYKPLQPLPTYQIYSAATTTLLSPIDQMEDPFIYAESSSSCIVKQTGASNKMIPGKATYDKNDKDEMEQLEEEEYLDSDYYYRSKSEQVLKNIVDHELETRSSNNSDVTSFEQQQYESNMRKLKNDYKVREGDYIYRKYFTDDLIDPEVKELWENRKNNTNKVVIEKAEQHQKHKGPQVYHGQGTHDPSHSSNSMIDKLKHAFHNNTNRRHPRKTGATQDAVELQRFVVNRPKKLVVKTVDQIRQEQQQKRKEQDDLLSNNSTESSSTSHLI; encoded by the coding sequence ATGCACACATCAGGTTCAGGAATatcactactactattactactattactactaacATGTTTCATTCAACCCACATATTCAACATTTGTGGGCAACCAGCATTgtaatttgaatataacAAACTATAAACTACGACCATTTGTTATCGATGTTGCCCTAGATAATAAAGATAAGAAACTAAAATTTTTCATGAATTCACAAGTAGCAAATTTTGCTCAAAATTCAACGAATGACGACCCAagtataataattaatgatgTGAATACAACTACCAATAAATATACTACTTTGCATGTTGAAATTGGGTTTATGGACAAGGTGAttgttaaagaaaatgtcCGATTCTGTGATATGATTGCTGTCAAAAATACAACGGCTTTCCAATCAAGCCCTCGTTTTATTCATGAtactagtagtagtaatagtagtcATAATTTCACCACGATTtcaaacaagaacaagaattatCATTCTTTTGAAACGTTGTCATCTAAGCTAACAACAGCAAACAACCTAGATGATGGTTTAATTTCCAAATCACCGTTATCGTTTCCAGGACATATTTTTAACAATTCATTAGCAGCAACTAATACTACAATTGATAGAATTTTTAGTAACTCGACTGGCCAATTGGTTCAATGCCCATTATATTACAATGATTCGATTGTTCTATATTATGAAGTTGACGTGAATGATCATTTTCATAAATTGGGGTCGTACAGCGTCCAATTTAATGTGATTTCCAATGAAGAGGATTCTAAAATAATTGGTTGTAGTAAAGCTTATGTGACCCCTGTACAACCGAGAGTAATTAGTAATGTTGTTGCATATGGTGTGTTGGTACTATTAATAGTGACACTAGTATTGAACGTTGTTACAATTGCCTATTCAACATACCAGGAATCGTCGAACCCATTTTTGTTCAAAGCATCGGCCATTTGTAACCAAGAActattaaaacaaattgatacGTCGTTACCGGGAATTATCACGTATTTACAGTATGCTCTTTTCATGGGCGGTTTGGATTTGGCATACCCAGGATTTTTCCAACCAATAATTGGTCAAATCAAATGGTGTGCATTAGTTGGGTTTTCTCTTGTTTTCAAGAATGCGAATCATTCACATAATCATGTTGATAACGTTTATGCTACTTTAGAAAGTGGGGGGTTACCAAATTTAACTAGATATATTTCAAGTGACCTTATAATTAACAATTGGGCGAATTTTATAGTGACattgattgttgtaatAGCCATTCATGTTGTCCTGAATCAACTTTTTATAATGTCGAAATTGTTATTGGACAAAATAGAATTGGGAAATTTCCGTTCTAAAAAGTTCTTCATGAAGGGAGGTGATTTTAAtggattttcaattttttccaaGAAAAATCTTTATCTTATTATAGGACAAGTTTTgcatttgtttttattagTATTTGCCATGCcgtttttagttttatcgtctttccaatttttaGCAGCCAGTGATATTTTGGGGAAACGCCGCTATGGTACAAACTATGAACAATTGCGGAAAGATGCATATTCCATGATTGTCCCATATAATGAATTGAGTATTCCTTCTAGTATCTTTGCCTTTGCCACTAAAATGGGCGATGGGAGCCAATATTCATCTACAAAGTATCCTCCAATTTTCGATTCCGGACATTTGAGTGACGAGGCTGAGAGATTTCGCCGAAGCTATGAACTGCCCCAGTCATCTCAAGATAGAATGTCTTTATTTGCCAATGGTAATGCCACACTATTCCATAGTACATATCATAATGCTAATTATACTCAAAAAGTTGATGCTAGCTTTATGAGAATATCAGAACCCTGTTTAGTATTTTCAGGAATATTGTTTGCCCTATGGGTCATCTtatgtttatattttgCATTCCATTATTTGATATCGATAAAACGATATTTCCGAGTCAAGCAATCTTCGAATATTTCTCGATTATACACATCATTAAGAACAATTTTAATTTGGGGATATTTATATGTTGAATATAGACCAGAGCGAGTTGAATACGTTCTTTATGAATTTTTCACAATGTTTTTCAAACTGATGGTGATAGGATTATTACAACGCCACGGCATTGCCCAAGTTGTATGTTTGacattaatttcaatattggatttgataatattatttataatccATCCTCACTATGTGAAAATATCGTGGTGGTCACTGAAATTTATGTTCCCCATTGCCAGATTTTTGACTGCCATTTTATGTATTGCATTTATTCGTGATTTAGAAATCAATGTAACGTCAAAGATTTATGTTGCTTACACACAATTGTTGATTCATGCCATTGTTGggattttgttttgtattcAGTTGATCTATTGGTTTACCAGAACAATGATTTCTATTTTTcgtaatttgaaaaatgatcATATGAACAATGGCGATGTGAACCAACTGTTGGCTGTTTATGATAGTCTTGATGATTTTCAGCGGCAATTTGAATACAAACCGTTACAACCTTTACCAACATATCAAATATACtcagcagcaacaacaacacttTTGTCACCCATTGATCAAATGGAAGATCCATTTATTTATGCAGAAAGCAGTAGTAGCTGTATTGTGAAACAAACTGGAGCAAGCAATAAAATGATCCCGGGCAAGGCTACCTATGATAAGAACGACAAAGACGAAATGGAACAACtagaagaggaagaataCTTGGATtctgattattattatagaAGCAAAAGTGAAcaagttttgaaaaatattgttgatcaTGAATTAGAGACCCGGTCATCTAATAATAGCGATGTCACTAGTTTTGAACAACAGCAATATGAATCAAATATGagaaaattgaagaatgaTTATAAAGTACGTGAAGGAGATTATATTTATCGGAAATATTTCACTGACGATTTAATAGATCCTGAAGTTAAAGAACTTTGGGAGAACCGAAAGAATAATACCAACAAAGTGGTTATCGAGAAAGCAGAACAGCACCAAAAGCATAAAGGACCACAAGTGTATCATGGTCAAGGCACTCATGATCCTCTGCATCTGTCCAATTCAATGATTGATAAACTTAAACATGCTTTccataataatactaacaGAAGACATCCTCGGAAAACAGGAGCAACTCAAGATGCTGTTGAATTACAAAGATTTGTAGTTAATAGACCGAAGAAATTGGTCGTTAAAACAGTGGATCAAATAAgacaagaacaacaacagaaacGAAAAGAACAAGATGATTTATTACTGAATAATTCAACCGAATCATCGTCAACACTGCATTTAATctaa
- a CDS encoding proteasome regulatory subunit, putative (Similar to S. cerevisiae RPN11;~no apparent positional orthologue at this locus on C. albicans chromosome 5), which produces MERLQRLLGQGAGAVPTQSDGPAIDNSETVYISSLALLKMLKHGRAGVPMEVMGLMLGEFVDEFTIHVHDVFAMPQSGTGVSVEAVDDVFQTKMMDMLRQTGRDQMVVGWYHSHPGFGCWLSSVDVNTQQSFEQLNKRAVAVVIDPIQSVKGKVVIDAFRTIDTTTLMMGQEPRQSTSNVGHLNKPSIQALIHGLNRHYYSLNIDYHKTEYETNMLLNLHKKNWQSGLKLVDYNCKEVENLDNTEKMVGIAKLYNQRVQEEKDLSEEQLKTRYVGKQDPKKHLGDTAEKLIDENVSSLLKGCVDVVAIQ; this is translated from the coding sequence ATGGAAAGATTACAAAGACTATTAGGCCAAGGTGCCGGTGCAGTGCCAACTCAGAGTGATGGGCCTGCGATTGACAATTCAGAGACTGTTTACATATCGTCGTTAGCATTGCTTAAGATGTTGAAGCATGGGCGTGCTGGTGTGCCAATGGAAGTTATGGGGTTGATGTTGGGGGAGTTTGTTGATGAGTTTACTATACATGTGCATGATGTATTTGCAATGCCGCAGTCGGGTACTGGAGTTTCTGTTGAGGCGGTCGATGATGTTTTCCAGACCAAGATGATGGATATGCTCAGACAAACAGGGAGAGACCAGATGGTTGTTGGATGGTACCACTCGCATCCTGGGTTTGGGTGCTGGTTGAGTTCAGTGGATGTCAATACACAGCAGTCGTTTGAGCAGTTGAATAAACGTGCTGTTGCAGTGGTTATTGATCCGATCCAGTCTGTCAAGGGGAAAGTTGTTATTGATGCGTTTAGAACGATTGATACAACTACGTTGATGATGGGGCAGGAGCCACGTCAGTCGACGTCTAATGTTGGGCACTTGAACAAGCCATCTATCCAGGCGTTGATTCATGGGTTGAACCGTCATTACTACTCGTTGAACATTGATTACCACAAAACGGAATACGAGACGAATATGTTATTGAACTTGCACAAGAAGAACTGGCAATCAGGATTGAAGTTGGTGGATTATAATTGTAAAGAGGTTGAGAATTTGGATAATACGGAGAAGATGGTTGGTATTGCAAAGTTGTATAACCAGAGAGTACAGGAAGAGAAGGACTTGAGTGAGGAGCAGTTGAAGACCAGGTATGTAGGTAAGCAAGACCCGAAGAAGCATTTGGGAGATACTgctgaaaaattgattgatgaaaatgttAGTAGTTTGCTTAAAGGTTGTGTAGATGTGGTAGCAATTCAATGA
- a CDS encoding translation elongation factor, putative (Similar to S. cerevisiae CAM1), whose protein sequence is MSQGILYVLKFSPRSTVLTDLIKYYKLDIEISTDTESDSFIKQFPLRKTPTFIGNDGFQLTETIAIGIYFLSMIPIHNLLGDNDQEYASIIRFLSMLNQEGAMSWAGAFFRLSGRLPYNKEIIDEHLIMLNTIGQILDTRFIDGSDYLVGDKISYADLYGVKLFGIALYTLLGEPFLKKYPNFAKWFKRASNHEFFRGQYKDIKFPEQQLTYPG, encoded by the coding sequence atgTCTCAAGGCATTTTATAtgtattgaaattttctcCAAGATCTACAGTTTTAACTGATCTTATCAAGTATTATAAATTGGATATCGAAATCTCCACTGATACTGAATCGGACtcatttattaaacaattccCATTACGTAAAACTCCAACGTTTATAGGTAATGATGGTTTCCAATTAACTGAAACAATAGCCATTgggatttattttttatcaatgattCCTATTCATAATTTATTAGGTGATAATGATCAAGAATATGCTAGTATAATTAGATTTCTTTCAATGTTAAATCAAGAAGGAGCTATGTCATGGGCTGGTGCCTTTTTCAGATTGTCAGGAAGATTGCCatataataaagaaataattgatgaacATTTGATCATGTTGAATACCATTGGTCAAATTCTCGATACTAGATTCATTGATGGTAGTGATTATTTAGTTGGTGATAAGATTTCTTATGCTGATTTATATGGtgttaaattatttggaaTTGCTTTATATACATTGTTGGGTGAaccatttttgaaaaagtaTCCTAACTTTGCTAAATGGTTTAAAAGAGCTTCCAATCATGAGTTTTTTAGAGGTCAATATAAGGATATAAAGTTTCCTGAACAACAATTGACCTATCCCGGTTGA
- a CDS encoding elongation factor 1 gamma domain-containing protein (Similar to S. cerevisiae TEF4) — MSQGTLYIMEVSPRSSILVDLIKYFKLDIEINADTQSESFIKKFPLGKTPAFVGAKGFKLTETIAIANYILSLIPNQKLLGKNNQEYASIIKYVSLLNQEGINSWVGAFFKLNGRFPYNKKEVDENLKTFNIIGEVLEKRLNDFTYLVGERISYADLFAVKVVISAVATVFGKPFLTKYPNVARWIKTISQNEIFQGQFKDLKFPEQQLAFIPPKKEKKKDAAPKKDAAAPKKKEATPAAASEEPAPAPKPKHPLEALGKPKNPLDEWKRTYSNEETREVAIPWFWKNQYDPEEWSLWKVDYKYNDELTLTFMSNNLVGGFFNRLSASTKYMFGCMVVYGENNNNGITGAFLVRGQDYVPAFDVAPDWESYEFTKLDGSNEDDKKFINNMFAWDEPVVVNGEKREIADGKVFK, encoded by the coding sequence ATGTCTCAAGGTACTTTATATATTATGGAGGTTTCTCCAAGATCTTCAATCTTAGTTGATcttattaaatatttcaaattagaCATTGAAATCAATGCTGATACTCAATCTGAATCTTTCATCAAGAAATTCCCATTAGGTAAAACTCCAGCTTTTGTTGGTGCTAAAGGTTTCAAATTAACTGAAACCATTGCTATTGccaattatattttatctttaattccaaatcaaaaattattaggTAAAAACAATCAAGAATATGctagtattattaaataCGTTTCCttattaaatcaagaaGGAATTAATTCTTGGGTTGGagcatttttcaaattaaatgGTAGATTTCCATACAATAAGAAAgaagttgatgaaaatttgaaaacttttaatattattggtgAAGTTTTAGAAAAAAGATTAAATGATTTCACTTATTTAGTTGGTGAAAGAATTTCTTATGCTGATTTATTTGCTGTTAAAGTTGTTATTAGTGCTGTTGCTACTGTTTTCGGTAAACCATTTTTAACTAAATATCCAAATGTTGCTAGATGGATTAAAACTATTTctcaaaatgaaattttccAAGGTCAATTCAAAGATCTTAAATTCCCAGAACAACAATTAGCTTTTATTCCaccaaagaaagaaaagaagaaagatgCTGCTCCAAAGAAGGATGCTGCTGCtccaaagaagaaggaagCTACTCCAGCTGCTGCTTCTGAAGAACCAGCTCCAGCTCCAAAACCTAAACATCCATTGGAAGCTTTAGGTAAACCAAAGAACCCATTAGATGAATGGAAAAGAACTTATTCTAATGAAGAAACTAGAGAAGTTGCCATTCCATGGTTCTGGAAAAACCAATATGATCCAGAAGAATGGTCATTATGGAAAgttgattataaatataatgatgaattaactTTAACTTTTATGTCCAATAATTTAGTTGGTGGATTCTTTAACAGATTATCTGCTTCAACTAAATATATGTTTGGTTGTATGGTTGTTTATggtgaaaataataataatggtattACTGGTGCTTTCTTGGTTAGAGGTCAAGATTATGTTCCAGCTTTTGATGTTGCCCCAGATTGGGAATCTTATGAATTCACTAAATTGGATGGTtctaatgaagatgataaaaaattcatcaataatatgTTTGCTTGGGATGAAccagttgttgttaatggtgaaaaaagagaaattgCCGATGGTAAAGTCTTTAAATAA
- a CDS encoding mitochondrial 37S ribosomal protein YmS-T (Similar to S. cerevisiae MRP10), with product MPFKKVGPPPKNLPPLPRLKVRKPVIGKSTNQCFVFMSSLLNCWASNGEGNQICNGFENDLKNCMETFKPQQESLSTINYHAQRLYPKLRGKVHD from the coding sequence ATGCCATTTAAGAAAGTTGgaccaccaccaaaaaatcTACCACCATTACCAAGATTAAAAGTTCGTAAACCAGTGATTGGGAAATCAACTAATCAATGTTTTGTATTTAtgtcatcattattaaactGTTGGGCATCTAATGGTGAAGGAAATCAAATATGTAatggatttgaaaatgatttaaaaaattgtatGGAAACGTTTAAACCACAACAAGAATCTTTATCTACAATAAATTATCATGCTCAAAGATTATATCCTAAATTAAGAGGGAAAGTTCATGattaa